In a genomic window of Occallatibacter riparius:
- a CDS encoding CocE/NonD family hydrolase yields MHLCRASLAFAACVTLVSCAAQTSAQTDQKPQYPNYPSETPANFQPVTSSFDYERRTAEIPMRDGVKLHTVIILPKGAKHAPILFTRTPYSADAQTSYAPSPHEESILWGYDNAVDVIVQGGYIRVIQDIRGKYGSEGDYVMNRPIHGPQNPTPVDESTDTYDTIDWLVKNIPESNGKVGILGISYDGFLPLMALIHPHPALKVAAPMNPMVDGWMGDDWFHNGAFRQQNMPYIYEQAATRANTAKWWSGSFDDYDLYMRAGSAGELGRQHGLEQIGFWKKVLAHPAYDAFWSDQALDKVLAADFKSEGIKVPFMLVHGLWDQEDIYGPMSVYKAVKPFDKENKVYITLGPWYHGQEIAKGSSLGAVQFPTDTAAYWRMHVLAPFLAHYLKDEAPAMNIASVTAYETGENQWQAMPAWPVAPKLKPLYLNSGFKLSFTSNSADSSSSAAFDEYTSDPAKPVPFRARPNQPVGYEPPVTTWEYWLVDDQREPSGRTDVLTYTTDVLTGPVHIQGQPVVNLVASTSGTDSDWVVKLIDVYPDEYPADPQMGGYQLPIGMDIIRGRYRESFTSPKPIEPNKPLTYRFNLPPANHVFLPGHKIMVQVQSSWFPLYDRNPQTYVDNIFWAKPDDYKKATQRVYHAPSQASAIELPVVDQK; encoded by the coding sequence ATGCACCTCTGTCGCGCTTCTCTGGCCTTTGCCGCATGCGTAACGCTCGTCTCTTGTGCCGCCCAAACCAGTGCCCAGACCGACCAGAAGCCTCAATATCCCAACTACCCCAGCGAGACCCCCGCGAACTTCCAGCCGGTCACGTCCTCGTTCGATTACGAGCGCCGCACGGCTGAGATCCCCATGCGCGATGGAGTCAAGCTGCACACGGTCATCATCCTGCCCAAAGGCGCGAAGCATGCTCCCATCCTGTTCACGCGGACGCCCTACAGCGCCGACGCGCAGACCAGCTACGCCCCCAGCCCGCACGAGGAGTCCATCCTCTGGGGCTATGACAATGCTGTCGATGTGATCGTGCAGGGCGGATACATCCGTGTCATTCAGGACATCCGCGGCAAGTACGGCTCCGAAGGCGACTACGTGATGAACCGGCCCATCCACGGCCCGCAGAATCCCACGCCCGTCGACGAGTCCACCGACACCTACGACACCATCGACTGGCTGGTGAAGAACATCCCCGAGTCAAACGGCAAGGTCGGCATCCTCGGCATCAGCTATGACGGCTTTCTGCCGCTGATGGCGCTCATCCATCCGCACCCCGCGCTCAAGGTGGCCGCGCCGATGAACCCAATGGTCGATGGCTGGATGGGCGATGACTGGTTCCACAACGGCGCATTTCGCCAGCAGAACATGCCCTACATCTACGAGCAGGCCGCCACCCGCGCCAACACCGCCAAGTGGTGGAGCGGCAGCTTCGATGACTACGACCTCTACATGCGCGCCGGCTCTGCAGGCGAACTCGGCCGCCAGCACGGCCTCGAGCAGATCGGCTTCTGGAAGAAGGTTCTCGCGCATCCGGCATACGACGCCTTCTGGTCCGACCAGGCGCTCGATAAAGTGCTCGCCGCCGACTTCAAGTCCGAAGGCATCAAGGTGCCATTCATGCTTGTGCACGGCCTCTGGGATCAGGAAGACATTTACGGCCCCATGTCGGTCTACAAGGCTGTCAAGCCCTTCGACAAGGAGAACAAAGTCTACATCACCCTCGGCCCCTGGTATCACGGCCAGGAGATCGCCAAAGGCTCATCCCTCGGTGCGGTGCAATTCCCCACCGACACCGCCGCTTACTGGCGCATGCACGTGCTCGCCCCCTTCCTCGCGCACTATCTGAAAGACGAAGCGCCCGCCATGAACATTGCCTCCGTCACAGCCTATGAGACCGGCGAAAACCAGTGGCAAGCGATGCCGGCGTGGCCCGTAGCGCCGAAGTTGAAGCCCCTCTATCTGAACTCCGGCTTCAAACTCAGCTTCACTTCTAACTCCGCTGACTCTTCTAGCTCCGCTGCCTTCGACGAATATACCTCCGATCCTGCCAAGCCCGTTCCGTTCCGCGCCCGCCCCAACCAGCCCGTCGGTTACGAGCCGCCTGTCACCACGTGGGAATACTGGCTGGTCGACGATCAGCGCGAGCCCTCCGGCCGCACCGACGTCCTCACCTACACCACCGATGTGCTCACCGGGCCCGTGCACATCCAGGGACAACCCGTCGTGAACCTCGTCGCCTCCACCAGCGGCACCGACTCCGACTGGGTCGTCAAGCTCATCGACGTCTACCCAGACGAGTACCCCGCAGACCCACAGATGGGCGGCTATCAACTCCCGATCGGCATGGACATCATCCGCGGCCGCTACCGCGAGAGTTTCACCAGCCCCAAGCCCATCGAGCCCAACAAGCCCCTCACCTACCGCTTCAACCTGCCGCCCGCGAATCACGTCTTCCTACCGGGCCACAAAATCATGGTGCAGGTGCAATCAAGCTGGTTCCCGCTCTACGACCGCAACCCGCAGACCTACGTCGACAACATCTTCTGGGCCAAACCCGACGACTACAAGAAAGCCACCCAGCGCGTCTATCATGCACCCAGCCAGGCGAGCGCCATCGAGTTACCGGTCGTCGATCAGAAGTAG
- a CDS encoding sensor histidine kinase encodes MQQIETSQQETSSTARSSQRIVAVVETLAAMKHRGGTVSEVAHDARNMVTALALYCDLLAEPGVLAESHAHYANELRLVAAASRRLVEKLMSLDLSDSTWLEPVASDGFLPQNRLSARPTSRAGSLSDPVPQDRIENLQQDLLDNYNLLDALTGPSVAIGIRTEGGARPVRLSREDLTRVLVNLVKNADEAMGKTGTIEITLRELPGAHGKIATAVLAVEDSGPGIREDMLETIFDSGYTTHAHDTDDAPDGGWPATHHGLGLAITRSLVEAAGGTIRAANRPQGGAQFTIELPVSDQ; translated from the coding sequence ATGCAGCAGATCGAAACCAGCCAGCAGGAAACCAGCAGCACAGCCCGCTCCAGCCAGCGCATCGTCGCAGTCGTCGAAACCCTCGCCGCCATGAAGCATCGCGGCGGCACAGTCTCTGAGGTGGCTCACGACGCGCGCAATATGGTCACCGCCCTCGCTCTTTACTGCGACCTGCTCGCCGAGCCCGGCGTACTGGCCGAGAGTCATGCCCACTATGCCAACGAGTTGCGCCTGGTGGCCGCCGCCAGCCGTCGTCTGGTCGAAAAGCTCATGAGCCTCGATCTCAGTGACAGCACCTGGCTTGAACCAGTCGCTTCCGACGGTTTCCTCCCCCAGAACCGGCTGTCCGCCCGGCCAACCAGCCGGGCGGGCAGCCTGTCGGATCCGGTACCTCAGGATCGGATCGAGAACCTGCAGCAGGATCTGCTCGACAACTACAACCTTCTCGACGCGCTCACCGGCCCCTCCGTCGCAATTGGCATCCGCACCGAAGGCGGCGCTCGCCCCGTGCGCCTCAGCAGGGAAGATCTGACCCGCGTACTCGTCAACCTGGTCAAAAACGCTGATGAAGCCATGGGCAAGACCGGCACCATCGAGATCACCCTGCGCGAACTGCCCGGCGCACACGGCAAAATTGCCACCGCCGTCCTTGCTGTCGAGGACTCCGGTCCCGGCATCCGCGAAGATATGCTTGAAACCATCTTCGACTCCGGCTACACCACGCATGCCCACGACACTGACGATGCACCGGACGGCGGCTGGCCCGCCACGCACCATGGACTCGGACTCGCCATCACGCGTTCACTTGTTGAAGCAGCCGGAGGCACAATCCGCGCCGCCAACCGCCCCCAAGGCGGAGCGCAGTTCACCATCGAGCTGCCCGTAAGCGATCAATAA
- the ychF gene encoding redox-regulated ATPase YchF yields the protein MPLNCGIVGLPNVGKSTIFNALTAAKAQAANYPFCTIDPNVGIVSLPDERLDRITQFVKPNRTVPTTMEFIDIAGLVEGASKGEGLGNQFLGHIRATDAICHVVRCFEDPNVIHVAGSINPLHDIDIINTELLLADLDTVEKRWAKSEKASRNSQDAKVKADFEALKKLKDALEAGRPARVVDLTEEERAAARELFLITAKPVLYVANVDEAGLKDGNQWTAAVEKRAAEEGAQVVRICGAMEAEIALLEPHERLEFLEHMGLTEPGLNRLIHQAYKLLGLITYFTAGVQEVRAWTIPDGSKAPQAAGVIHSDFERGFIRADAYHCDLLFTYGSEQAVKEKGLYRSEGKDYVVKDGDILFFKFNV from the coding sequence ATGCCGTTAAACTGCGGAATCGTCGGTCTGCCCAATGTGGGCAAGAGCACCATCTTCAACGCCCTCACCGCTGCCAAGGCGCAGGCCGCCAACTACCCCTTCTGCACCATCGATCCCAATGTAGGCATTGTCTCCCTGCCCGACGAACGCCTCGACCGCATCACCCAGTTCGTCAAGCCCAACCGCACCGTCCCCACCACCATGGAGTTCATCGACATCGCCGGCCTCGTCGAGGGCGCCAGCAAGGGCGAGGGCCTCGGCAACCAGTTCCTCGGGCACATCCGCGCCACCGACGCCATCTGCCACGTCGTTCGCTGCTTCGAAGATCCCAACGTCATCCACGTCGCCGGCAGCATCAATCCCCTCCACGACATCGACATCATCAACACCGAGCTGCTACTGGCTGATCTCGATACCGTGGAGAAGCGCTGGGCCAAATCCGAGAAGGCCTCCCGCAACAGCCAGGATGCAAAGGTCAAAGCTGACTTCGAAGCCCTTAAAAAGCTCAAAGACGCCCTCGAGGCTGGCCGTCCGGCCCGCGTTGTCGACCTCACCGAAGAAGAGCGTGCAGCGGCCCGCGAGCTCTTCCTCATCACAGCCAAGCCCGTTCTCTACGTCGCCAACGTCGACGAAGCCGGCCTGAAAGACGGCAACCAGTGGACCGCCGCCGTCGAAAAGCGCGCTGCCGAAGAGGGTGCGCAAGTGGTCCGCATCTGCGGCGCCATGGAAGCCGAAATCGCTCTGCTTGAACCGCACGAGCGTTTGGAATTCCTGGAACACATGGGCCTCACCGAACCCGGCCTGAACCGCCTCATCCACCAGGCCTACAAGCTCCTCGGCCTCATCACCTACTTCACCGCCGGTGTGCAGGAAGTCCGCGCCTGGACCATCCCCGATGGCTCCAAGGCTCCGCAAGCCGCCGGCGTCATCCACTCCGACTTCGAACGCGGCTTCATCCGCGCCGACGCCTACCACTGCGACCTGCTCTTCACCTACGGCAGCGAGCAAGCGGTCAAGGAGAAAGGCCTCTACCGCTCCGAAGGCAAGGACTACGTCGTAAAAGACGGCGACATCCTCTTCTTCAAATTCAACGTGTAA
- a CDS encoding serine hydrolase, translated as MNFARNALLALLAGFISITAQAQNSAETQQHIQRVTSGLIGGIVLKGHESETRTLADRMKELNVPGVSIAVIHNGKIEWARGFGTRDGSGTPVDAQTMFQAGSISKPLAAMAALHLVQTGKLTLDADINTYLTSWKFPSDPIAAGKPVTLRELLTHTAGTTVHGFPGYASKDPVPTLIQVLNGEKPANTPAIRTEQPPMKEWKYSGGGYTIMQQAVIDVTHEPFPKLLHDTVLAPIGMTRSTYEQPLPESLRANAATPFRGDGKPVEGGAHTYPEMAAAGLWTTPTDLAKYAIEVELSLEGKANHVLNPDMTRQMVTPGMGHWGLGLEIGGADADPYFSHGGANEGFRNIFAAYEKNGEGAFVMTNGDNGGQLGDEVMHAIAAEYHWPDWHPTVRTAIQVDPKILATYVGTYALFPNFDLVVTVENGQLITQATGQPSFKMYAETETKFFPLVFPAELEFVKDDKGAVNAVILHQGGHDMKAPKK; from the coding sequence TTGAACTTCGCTCGCAACGCTCTCCTCGCTCTCCTCGCAGGCTTCATCTCCATAACCGCGCAGGCTCAGAATTCTGCTGAAACTCAGCAGCACATCCAGCGAGTTACTTCAGGACTTATTGGCGGCATCGTCCTCAAGGGACACGAGAGTGAAACCCGCACCCTGGCCGATCGCATGAAAGAGCTCAATGTTCCTGGCGTAAGCATCGCCGTCATTCACAACGGCAAAATCGAGTGGGCGCGCGGCTTCGGCACACGCGACGGTTCCGGCACCCCGGTCGATGCCCAGACCATGTTCCAGGCTGGATCGATCAGCAAACCACTTGCCGCAATGGCGGCCCTTCATCTTGTACAGACCGGCAAGCTCACCCTCGACGCCGACATCAACACCTACCTGACAAGTTGGAAATTTCCCAGCGATCCCATCGCCGCCGGCAAGCCCGTCACTCTTCGCGAACTGCTCACCCACACTGCAGGAACCACCGTGCATGGCTTCCCCGGCTATGCCAGCAAAGATCCGGTGCCGACGCTCATCCAGGTGCTCAACGGCGAAAAGCCCGCCAACACGCCCGCCATCCGCACCGAACAGCCTCCCATGAAGGAATGGAAATACTCAGGCGGCGGATACACCATCATGCAGCAGGCCGTCATCGACGTCACCCATGAGCCCTTCCCGAAACTGCTGCACGACACCGTTCTCGCTCCCATCGGAATGACCCGCAGCACCTACGAGCAGCCTCTGCCCGAGAGCCTCCGCGCCAACGCCGCCACACCCTTCCGCGGAGACGGCAAGCCCGTCGAAGGCGGCGCGCATACCTACCCTGAAATGGCCGCCGCCGGCCTCTGGACCACTCCAACCGATCTCGCCAAATACGCCATCGAAGTCGAACTCTCGCTCGAGGGCAAAGCGAATCACGTACTCAATCCCGATATGACCCGGCAGATGGTCACGCCCGGCATGGGCCACTGGGGCCTCGGCCTCGAGATCGGCGGTGCGGACGCCGATCCCTATTTCTCGCACGGCGGAGCCAATGAGGGATTCCGCAATATCTTCGCTGCCTACGAGAAGAACGGCGAAGGCGCTTTCGTCATGACCAACGGTGACAACGGCGGCCAGCTCGGGGATGAAGTCATGCACGCCATCGCGGCCGAATACCACTGGCCCGATTGGCATCCGACGGTGCGCACCGCGATCCAGGTCGATCCCAAAATCCTGGCTACCTACGTGGGGACCTACGCTCTCTTTCCCAACTTCGATCTGGTCGTAACTGTGGAGAACGGCCAACTGATCACCCAGGCGACGGGTCAGCCCAGCTTCAAGATGTACGCCGAGACCGAGACAAAGTTTTTCCCGCTGGTTTTCCCGGCCGAACTCGAATTTGTGAAGGACGACAAAGGCGCAGTCAACGCCGTCATCCTCCACCAGGGCGGCCACGACATGAAAGCTCCAAAGAAATGA
- a CDS encoding sigma-54-dependent transcriptional regulator, whose protein sequence is MLATVFDTKTMEFLSQAGEPAVPLHLLVVDSDPAVRSACAEIASSLGYVVESTGDLSNARSMLRGHAADILLANLPYNSTSGLELISEVKLLYPQTAVIAMTASGSVNAAVEAMRCGASDYLTKPFAMDELSTVLDRAASAQLTDNATRQLREQLRLSQGLGAMIGRSGEMEKLYRILSKVAQSSHPVLILGESGTGKELVARTIHAYGLNAQKPFLPVDCGSIVPTLIESELFGYVKGAFTGANRSKDGLLVSAEGGTVFLDEIGELSLDLQAKLLRALQEREVRPVGATHRVPIKARIVAATNRNLAEMVEKGQFRKDLFYRLNVVNLKLPSLRDRREDIPLLAAHFLDRISREHGRKFTLSDEALRTMMRYDWPGNVRELEHAVERACTMSSGPILHLGDLPTQLQNHGLESRRATTAGDDANESAGPQLMTLADMEKQAILSAIRTLNGDKLQAARLLGIGKTTLYRKLKEYGIADPLNDE, encoded by the coding sequence ATGCTGGCAACAGTCTTCGATACAAAAACCATGGAGTTCCTATCCCAAGCCGGGGAGCCGGCGGTACCTCTGCACCTTCTCGTGGTCGATTCAGATCCCGCGGTGCGCTCAGCCTGCGCCGAGATCGCTTCGAGCCTGGGCTATGTTGTCGAGTCCACCGGCGACCTCAGCAACGCCCGCAGCATGTTGCGCGGCCATGCCGCCGACATCCTGCTCGCCAACCTGCCTTACAACTCGACCAGCGGTCTGGAACTGATCTCCGAAGTCAAGCTGCTTTACCCGCAGACCGCCGTCATCGCCATGACCGCCTCCGGCTCGGTGAACGCGGCCGTCGAAGCCATGCGCTGCGGCGCCTCCGACTACCTCACCAAGCCATTCGCCATGGACGAGCTCTCCACCGTTCTCGACCGCGCCGCCTCCGCGCAGCTGACCGACAACGCCACACGCCAGCTTCGCGAGCAGCTTCGCTTGTCGCAGGGCCTGGGCGCCATGATCGGCCGTTCCGGCGAGATGGAGAAGCTCTACCGCATCCTCTCGAAAGTGGCTCAAAGCTCGCACCCCGTCCTGATCCTCGGCGAAAGCGGCACCGGCAAGGAACTCGTCGCCCGCACCATCCATGCCTACGGCCTCAACGCACAGAAGCCGTTCCTGCCGGTCGACTGCGGCTCAATCGTGCCCACCCTAATCGAGAGCGAGCTGTTCGGCTACGTGAAGGGCGCATTCACCGGCGCCAACCGGTCCAAGGACGGCCTTCTGGTTTCGGCCGAAGGCGGCACCGTTTTCCTCGACGAAATCGGCGAGCTATCCCTTGATCTACAGGCCAAGCTGCTGCGCGCACTTCAGGAGCGCGAAGTCCGCCCCGTCGGCGCAACGCACCGGGTGCCCATCAAGGCCCGCATCGTCGCCGCCACCAACCGCAACCTGGCGGAGATGGTCGAGAAGGGCCAGTTCCGCAAAGACCTCTTCTACCGGCTCAACGTGGTCAACCTCAAGCTGCCATCGTTGCGCGACCGCCGCGAAGACATCCCGCTGCTCGCCGCACACTTCCTCGATCGCATCAGCCGCGAGCACGGTCGCAAGTTCACCCTCAGCGATGAGGCCCTGCGCACCATGATGCGCTATGACTGGCCCGGCAATGTCCGCGAACTCGAGCACGCCGTCGAGCGCGCCTGCACGATGTCCTCCGGCCCAATCCTGCACCTGGGCGACCTGCCGACGCAGTTGCAGAATCATGGCCTCGAATCGCGCCGCGCCACCACGGCCGGCGATGATGCGAACGAGTCCGCGGGCCCGCAGCTCATGACCCTCGCGGATATGGAGAAGCAGGCCATCCTCTCCGCCATCCGCACCCTCAATGGCGACAAGCTGCAGGCCGCCCGCCTGCTCGGCATCGGCAAGACCACCCTCTACCGAAAGCTGAAAGAGTACGGCATCGCCGACCCCCTGAACGACGAGTAA
- the rph gene encoding ribonuclease PH codes for MQTPFFRPGGRGPLQLRPLTLAPNFVQTAEGSVLVSFGNTRVLTNATIEQGVPGWLRNSGRGWVTAEYAMLPRSTVTRSPRESEKGKIGGRTHEIQRLIGRSLRSVVDMHALGERTVILDCDVIQADGGTRTAAITGAAVALGIALNALVKAGTLKQSPMKQLVAATSVGIVAGTPLLDLCYEEDSQAEVDMNVVMTENGGLVETQATAEREAFSRAQLNEMIDMAEAGLKEIFAAQRAVLQTS; via the coding sequence ATGCAGACACCTTTTTTTCGTCCCGGCGGGCGGGGGCCTCTTCAACTTCGGCCGCTGACTCTGGCTCCCAACTTTGTGCAGACCGCCGAGGGCTCGGTTCTGGTGAGCTTTGGAAACACGCGCGTGCTGACGAATGCCACGATCGAGCAGGGGGTACCGGGATGGCTGCGCAACTCAGGGCGGGGATGGGTGACGGCCGAGTACGCGATGCTGCCGCGGTCGACGGTGACGCGCTCGCCGCGGGAGAGCGAGAAGGGCAAGATTGGCGGGCGAACGCATGAGATTCAGCGGCTGATCGGGCGGAGTCTGCGCTCGGTAGTGGATATGCACGCGCTGGGCGAGCGGACGGTGATTCTTGATTGCGACGTAATCCAGGCAGATGGCGGAACGCGGACGGCGGCGATCACGGGTGCGGCGGTGGCTTTGGGGATCGCGCTGAATGCGCTGGTGAAGGCGGGAACGCTGAAGCAGTCGCCTATGAAGCAACTGGTGGCGGCGACTTCGGTTGGGATCGTCGCGGGTACGCCGTTGCTCGACCTCTGCTACGAGGAGGACTCGCAGGCCGAGGTGGACATGAACGTGGTGATGACGGAGAACGGCGGGCTGGTGGAGACGCAGGCCACGGCCGAGCGCGAAGCGTTCTCGCGGGCGCAGTTGAACGAGATGATCGATATGGCCGAGGCCGGTCTGAAGGAGATCTTCGCGGCGCAGCGGGCGGTGCTGCAGACCTCCTGA
- a CDS encoding cupin domain-containing protein produces MRRRSFLRAAAAAAPAAALSNLMAHSAFAGQVTASGGAAAGLELHPVSAGEDRFGALHSLGFSELAFKVGTQETAGNLFMIEHRNLVPGGPPLHMHLNQEEWFYVMEGQVAFIVGEKRLTLQPGESILAPRRVPHTFSSVVPASHMLIGFAPAGKMEAYFRDAKGDAKMAASAEYMNRYDMEWVGPSPFKKG; encoded by the coding sequence ATGCGCCGCCGTTCGTTTCTTCGCGCAGCCGCTGCCGCCGCTCCGGCTGCAGCTCTTTCCAACTTGATGGCTCACTCCGCTTTCGCTGGACAGGTCACCGCGTCGGGTGGTGCGGCCGCGGGTTTAGAGCTTCACCCTGTGTCTGCCGGAGAGGACCGCTTCGGGGCGCTGCATTCGCTGGGGTTCAGCGAACTTGCCTTCAAAGTGGGCACGCAGGAGACCGCCGGGAACCTGTTCATGATCGAGCATCGGAACCTGGTTCCAGGCGGACCGCCGCTGCACATGCACCTGAATCAGGAAGAGTGGTTCTATGTGATGGAAGGGCAGGTCGCTTTCATCGTCGGCGAGAAGCGTCTCACGCTGCAACCAGGTGAGTCGATCTTGGCTCCGCGGCGGGTTCCGCACACATTCTCTTCGGTTGTGCCGGCGAGCCATATGCTGATTGGCTTTGCGCCGGCGGGCAAGATGGAAGCGTATTTCCGGGATGCGAAGGGCGACGCCAAAATGGCGGCGAGCGCGGAGTACATGAACCGCTATGACATGGAGTGGGTGGGGCCGTCGCCGTTCAAGAAGGGATAA
- the purU gene encoding formyltetrahydrofolate deformylase, with protein sequence MSDSAVLLIDCPDRRGLIARVSSLLYEHGANILHADEHSDEVLGLFFMRIEFALQSDGLTMDLDNFRAAFTPIATDLNMNWSLTSSAERPRVALFCSRYTHCMNDLLQRWFSGELHCDIPLIISNHSDAQLLADFYGIPFEHVPVTADARAAAEARQLELLAANNIDLVVLARYMQVLSPEFVAQYPSRIINVHHSFLPAFTGARPYHAAHSRGVKIIGATSHYVTATLDDGPIIEQNVARITHREQVEDLIAKGRDLERSVLFRAVKLHLQRRILCYSNKTVVFD encoded by the coding sequence ATGTCCGACTCCGCGGTCCTCCTCATCGACTGCCCTGACCGGCGCGGCCTCATTGCCCGTGTCTCTTCGCTGCTCTACGAGCACGGCGCCAACATCCTGCATGCCGACGAGCACAGCGACGAGGTGCTCGGTCTCTTCTTCATGCGCATCGAATTCGCGCTGCAGTCCGATGGCCTCACCATGGACCTCGACAACTTCCGCGCCGCCTTCACACCCATCGCCACCGATCTCAACATGAACTGGAGTCTCACCTCCAGCGCCGAACGCCCGCGCGTGGCCCTCTTCTGTTCCCGCTATACGCATTGCATGAACGACTTGCTGCAGCGCTGGTTCTCGGGCGAACTGCATTGCGACATACCGCTCATCATCTCCAACCACTCAGACGCCCAGCTGCTCGCCGACTTCTACGGCATCCCCTTCGAGCACGTGCCCGTAACCGCCGACGCCCGCGCCGCAGCCGAAGCTCGCCAGCTCGAACTCCTCGCCGCCAACAACATCGACCTCGTCGTCCTCGCCCGTTACATGCAGGTGCTCTCGCCCGAATTTGTCGCGCAGTACCCATCGCGCATCATCAACGTGCACCACTCGTTCCTGCCTGCCTTCACCGGCGCCCGCCCCTACCACGCCGCCCACAGCCGCGGAGTCAAGATCATCGGCGCTACCAGCCACTACGTCACCGCAACTCTCGATGACGGCCCGATCATCGAGCAGAACGTAGCCCGCATCACCCACCGCGAGCAGGTCGAAGATCTCATCGCCAAGGGACGCGACCTCGAGCGCAGCGTCCTCTTCCGCGCCGTCAAATTGCATCTCCAGCGGCGGATCCTCTGCTACAGCAACAAGACCGTCGTATTTGATTAA